GATCACTCCACTCTGTACCTGATCACGATAGATCAGCTTCTGGATACGGTATTTCATTCTTACCCCATCATGGTCTTCCAGGAAAACACCATGCTCATAATAATACGGTGTGATTCCCACCACAAAAAACTGAACATTCTCCACCAGGTAATCTACAATCTCCATATCCCGGACACCTTTCACATTCCCTTTTGCATCAAATAAGTGAAAACGGCTCAGTTCCGGTTCTTCTTTCGGATCTCGCTCAAACCGAAGAATATACTGTTCCAGTAATTTCTCAACTTCTTTCTGATTATCCAGTTTGCCAAGGTACTCCTTCTCTTTGAACAACTGCCAGCCTGCTTTTCCGTCAAGACCAGCGTCTTTGAAAAATGTCAGTATCTTATCATTTACCCACTTCACCGTACAGGAAGCCACATAATGATAGGCACTCTGACAGCTTCCAGTAAACTGAATAGATCTCATTTCCTCTATAAAGGAATCTGCACTGAAATAATATCCGTCATCTTCCTGCACCAGACAAAGTGCCTGATAACCTGACATCACAATATTCAACGCTATATCCTGATTGTCCACCAAAAAGATATAGGTCTGTGCTGTCCCTTCTGGATTGGTTTCCATATAATGCTTCAAAAACTTCTTGTTCAAACTTATCACTTCCTTTCAGGCAAAGAAAAAGACGCAAGCCATATCTTATGACTCACGCCTTACTTCGCTCACAATATTCTATTTTTATCAGTTACCTGCCAGATTAGTTACTGACAATCCTTATACATAAATCAATTCTTTCAGGATAATCTCTTCTGCAATCGCTCTGTGCTGATTGGCAGCTCTTACCCATGCCATCTGATTTTTCTCCTTATCCGGCAGTGGTTCTTTTTCTTCCAACTGTTTCAGAATCACTTCTTCCCGTTCCCTGGCTGCCTTGTCCACTTCCAGAAGATGCTCTCCAATCGTATCCTGCAGAAGCATCACCTGATAGGTTGAATTTCGATGGTTCTTCAGATAATCTCTGCGTAAGAATCCATATTTGCCAAGCTGCTCCATCTGCTCACCGGATTTATAGGTGAGGTTCGGAATCAGGTATCCATTTACATTTGTATAAGTCAGTTTCATATCCCTATGACCTCTCTTTCGTTTAAACTGTTGTCTGTAACAGAACCAACTGTTCATGTTACGTCATTGCTACAAATCTTTCTTTCCATATCATTTTGAATCCAACCCGGGCAGATTTTCTTCAAAATCATGGTAAAAGTGCTTCGTTTCTGTGTTGGGAAAATGAACGGAAACACTTGATTTTACTGACTTTCTTCAATGTAACCTTATTATAACGTCCTCCCCATACCCTACTGCCTCATTTGGATACTCCTCAAATCCCGGCATCGGCTTAGCCCCTCTTCTCAGATAAGCCTTGACCTTCTCCCCATATAAATAAATATCATTTTCTCTTACAATTCCCCACTCCATTAAAAGTGCCGCACTCCCCGTAACAAACGGTGTGGCAAAGGATGTTCCACTGAATTCTGCAACTCCTCCACCGACAGATACTGTGTTCACATTCACTCCCGGCGCCACAAGGTCTGGTTTGACTGCACTTGCACTTTCTCCGGTCAGTGGTCCACGCCCGGAAAAATCTGCATAGGAAAATGTCAGGCTGTCATATGCTCCCACTGTGATTGCCCGGATTGCGGTTGCCGGATTTGTAAGTGTCGTGCTGCTTACTGGTCTGAGAAATCCGGTTCCCGGATTCAATGTTCCTTCGCCTGGGATCCACATTTCATAATGTCCATCCACAATTTTTCTCGGTGTCAGAACCATTTTCCACACTCCGCTGTTTATATAGCTCCCGCGTGGGAGGAAATCCAGATAGATCTCCTGGTTTGTACTAAATGGACTTGGCTCCCCGTAATATAAAAGTATTTCTGTTGCATCGACAGTAAATCGCTGTGTTCCAAGCTGCTCCTTGACTGGTCCGATACGTGTACCTGTAGGCGATACAATTGAAATATCTATCTGATCTACATATCTTTTCCAAATCTGAGCATTTAACGATGGCTGTTTTTCCTGCACTGCCAGCTCTATCTCCTGCTCTGTATTTGCTCTGACATTTTCTAATAGATTCCTGTTCCCTATATTTTGCTCTTCCACAGTCTTTTCTCGTAATCTCCCCGATGTATGCCCTGCGGTTGCCCCTTCATTTCCAGTTCCGATACAAATGCAGCTCTTCCAGATATTAGAAATGTCATCAATAAATCGCTCTAATAATGACGTTCCGTCTCTGGCTCCGTATGTATTGCCAAAGCTGATATTCACAGCCACCGGCATTCGCAGCTCTTGTGCTTTGCGTATAACATAATCAATTCCCTGCATAAGCTCCGTCGTCCTTGGGAATCCCCCAGACATAGGATTTCCAAGTTTTACTACAATGAATTCGCTTTGAGGGGCAACTCCTGCATAAACACCGCCGCTTCCTCTTCCATTTCCAGCCGCAATAGCGGCTACCGCCGTTCCGTGTCCTGAAATATCACGCGTACGGATAGTTATCGCTCCCTGTGTCACTATATTTTTCGGTGTTATTACATGATAAAAATCTGGAAAAGCAGCATCTATCTCTTCCTTTGTATACTCCACTCCCATTCCATATCCTTTCGGCACATGCTCCCCCTCCACCGCCTTTAATGACTGATCCCACAGATAACGGATTCTTGTTGTCCCGTCTTCATTCCGAAAATCAGGTAGTGTGTAATCAACCCCGGAATCTATGACTGCCACAAGTACTCCCTGTCCCGTAAGCGAAAAACGGGCGTCCTGTACCTCATTGATACAAGACACCCGTTTTCCATTTCGTACCTGGAAAAATAATCGTTTTGGTTTTTCCACATATTCTACTTCTACAATCTGCACCAGATCCGGTATCTGTGACTGACGTATATGAATAATAGCATATTCATTTAACAGCTCTGTGACTCTCTCAGAAATCTGTCGGACTGTCTCCAAATTACCGGAATATTTGATAATCAACTCCCACATCTGGTCCACAGGATTATATCCTACATTCAATTCCTGAGATCGTTCACGTTCACTTTCCGTGGCATTCAATGCCTGATTCAAGAGATTTTCTAATTTCTGACTCTGCATTTCTATTCCCTTAAATGAGCTCAGGCATCAAATATGGTGCCAATTCTACCGGAATAAAATAACCTCGATCATAATGACAACTTGGACATACAGGTGGTGCCATTTTCCCTTTTTGAATATGTCCGCAATTCATACACATCCATTCTCCTCCATCTGGATTTTCAAAATACTGATTTTTTCCAAGCAGTTCTGCAAGCAACGCAAAACGACGTCCATGCACAGCTTCTACCTTTGCGATCATGTCAAATGCTCCTGCTGCCTGGTCAAAACCTTCTTCTTTTGCAATTTTAGCAAATTCCGGATAAACGTCTTCAAACTCCTGCATTTCATTATGCACTGCACTTTTCAGAAGATCTGTCACATTTTCTGCAAGATTTACTGGATACCCGCCACAAATTTCAATCGTCTGCTCTGTCTGACCTCTCAATAATTCATAAAACACTTCCGCGTGTGCCCGCTCCTGATCTGCAGTAAATAAAAAAATCTGGCTAATGGAATACAGATTATCTCGACTCGCCTGCTTTGCCGCAATTGTATAACGATTCCTTGCCTGACTCTCTCCTGCAAATGCCCGCATCAAATTTTCTCTTGTCTTACTTTTACTAAAATCAACAGCCATGGTACATACTCCTTTCTTACTTCTATAAGTAGTATGCTCCATGGCTGTACAATTATTCCTTCTTATTCTCTTTACAGTTCACTATATAAATTCCGGCACACACCAAAATCAATGCTGCCAGACTCCCAACATTAAATGCCTGTTTCACCTCTCCAAGTATCAGTGCTGATAAAATCACGCCACAAAGCGGGTTCACAAATCCAAAGATAGCAACTTTGGAAACATCGTTCCAGGCAAGCAGTACGGACCAGAGCGTATATGCCACTGCCGAAACCATTGCCAGATAAAATATAATTACCACACCCCCTGTAGTAACATTTTCCAGATGTCCACCCATTCCTGCTCCAATCAGCATCAGAACGATTCCACCCATCGTAAACTGCGTTCCGCTCAATACAACCGGTGATACTTTTCTGGAAAAAAGGTTGATCAACACTGTAGAAATTCCATAGGATAGCTGCGCGATCAGAACAAACCCCTCTCCGATCAGCTTAAATCCCATATCCAGAGAGTTCCCCAGCAAATTAATTACCACAACTCCGGCAAATCCCAGAACACATCCTGCAATTTTTCTTCTTGTCATCCGTTCATTTCGAAAAACAAGGCAAGACAACAAAATTGCAATAAAGTTTCCAAGTCCGGTAATGATTCCTCCTTTTACTCCTGATGTATTGGCAACACCTATGTAAAAGAAGAAATACTGTCCTACCGTCTGAGCTAGGCATACCGGAACTGCATATTTTAAAATCTCTTTGTCAGGAATCATCACTTTCTTTTCTCTAATAGATGCAAAAATCAATACCAAAATTCCTGCCAGCGTGAATCGCACTCCTGCAAAGACAATCTGACTTGCAATATCAGAAGAATCTACATGCAGGAAACGATAGCCTGTCTTGATTACCGGAATCGCACTCCCCCACAAAATACAGCATACACACGCAAGAAGTGCTACAATACCTGTTTTTGTTAATATGTTTTGTTTTTGTGTCATTCTCATACTTTTTCCTAATTAAATCCTATAATTCTTCTTGCCACACTGTACGCAAGAGAGGATATCTTTCGTCCGGATCTTCCCGGAATATTCATGGTCTGTCCAAGTATTCCGTAGCGGATCTTCATAAATGTCTTGAAATCCTTCTGTTTCAGATATATCCACAGTTCTTTTTTCTTCTCTAGGTTCTCTGCTTTCTTAGACCGGATACACAAAATAGAAGAAACAGTCATCATGATTGCGAGATAATTAAGCATATAATTTCTCAGTTTCTTACATTTTACATTTTTTAATTGGTACATATCAATCATTGTCTTTGTAACAAAAATCTGCTGATCCAGTCTGGATATCATAACTTTCTCATTGACGGACTGATCTTCTCTTCCAATATAATAACGATAAAAATCTACATCCAGGTAATACACTTTTCGCACAAATGGCAACGGATAATACACATAAATATTATCTACATAAAATGTATGTTTTGGAAGCTCTAACTGGCTGAGCTTAAGCATCGCTGTCCGATAAATAACAGAATGCATCAGAATGTACTGATCCAGATGGAACCGTCCGATTTCTTCCCATTTGAAAATCTTATTCTGCGGAAGCACATTACGGTAGTGAATACATTTCTTATGGGTTGCTCCTACTTTCTCATAAACATAATTGGAAATGAGCATGTCCACCTCTTCATCTTCAGATTCCAGCTTCTTAAGAAATTCCAGAATCTTCCGAAGAGCCTCGGCATCTACCCAGTCATCACTGTCCACAACTTTAAAATACTTTCCGGTGGCATGTGTAAGTCCTGAATTCACAGCATCGCCGTGGCCTCCATTCTCCTTATCCACCGCCTTGATGATCGTCGGATATTTTTCCTCATACTCATGTGCAATCTTAGAAGTATCATCGGAAGATCCGTCATTTACAATTATAATCTCTACATCTTCCCCGCCCACAAGAATACTCTCAATGGCGTGAGACATATATTCCTGTGAATTGTAACTTGGTATTGCAAAAGATATATATTTCATGCATCTTTCTCCTTATATCACATCTTTTTGAATTTATAGTTTCTTTCTTATTATGTCACTACTTACCCAAAGCAGAGCCTTAGGAATCTTTTTTAGTATATAGCATCTGTGCACTTTTTCCAACCAAAATTTTTGTGTCTTTTTTGCAATCTCCTTGTAAAAAATGCTATGATTCGATATAGTAGAGATAAAATTGATAATTTTTCAACAAAAGGAAGGTACACATATGAAAAAGAATCTGATTGTCGGACAATCCGGCGGCCCGACTGCGGTCATTAACGGAAGTCTGTATGGCGTAGTCACTGAAGCCATGAGACACACTGAGGAAATCGACGAAATATACGGTATGATTAATGGAATTGAAGGATTTTTAAACGGACATATGATGGATATGCGTTCACTCATTGAAACGAACGAACTCTCCTTACTCCGTACAACACCCGGCTCTTACCTCGGGTCATGTCGTTACAAGCTTCCCGAAGATTTAAATGATCCTGTTTATCCATTGTTATTCAACAAGTTTACATCGCATGGTATCGGTTATTTCTTCTATATTGGGGGAAATGATTCCATGGATACTGTAAGTAAATTATCCCGATATGCCAAAATGATCAACAGCGATATTCGCTTTATCGGTGTTCCGAAAACCATAGATAATGACCTGGTCCACACAGATCACACTCCGGGATTTGGAAGTGCTGCAAAATATGTTGCTTCCATGGTCCGCGAAGTTGCCATTGATGCAAGTGTTTATGACAACAAAAAATCTGTCACTATTGTAGAAATTATGGGGCGTCACGCCGGCTGGCTCACTGCCGCCAGTGCCCTTGCCCGCAAATATGATGGTGATAACCCACGCCTTATTTATCTGCCGGAAACTGCATTTGACCAGGAAGCATTTCTTAAAAAAGTACAGGAAATGCTGGAAACAACCCCAAACTTAGTTGTATGCATCTCTGAAGGAATTCATGACAAAAATGGAACCTTTGTCTGCGAACTTGCCGGTGATATTGGAACCGATACCTTTGGTCATAAAATGTTGACCGGATCCGGAAAATATCTGGAAAATCTTGTCAAAGAGCGAATCGGCGTAAAAGTCCGCTCCATTGAGTTGAATGTATGCCAGCGCTGCTCCAGCGAATACCTGTCAGCTACAGATTTAAATGAATCTGAAAATGCCGGAATCGTTGGTGTTCAGGCTGCATTAAAAGGAGAGACAGGCAAGATGATCACATTTATCCGAAACGGTGATCTTCCTTACGAGCTCTCCTACGAAACTGCCGATGTAAATGAAATCTGTAACATGGAAAAAGCCGTACCATCTGATTGGATTACCGAAGACGGCTGTGATGTCACAGAAGCATTTATACAGTATGCAAGACCACTGATCCAAGGAAAAGTAGTCTTGCCGGAAGAAAACGGCTTACCGCTTTTTGCTTACCGGAAATAGTTTCCCTACTATAAGGCACAGAATAATCGTGATCAACATATCAGGCAGTGTATTTCCTACCGGCATATCGATATTCATCAGAATTCGATACGCAATAAATCCTATCACCCAGATAATCATATTCGGTACATGCACTGCCTGATTACTCTTATCCAGTTTCAGCAGGAAGAAGTCTGCAATCTGGATTGCAATCATCGGTGCAAATACGGAACCGATGAGATACAGAAAATCTGTAATATTATCCATCGGGTATACAATTGCTGCAATCGTTCCAAGCACAGTTACCACGATTGCCACATGTTTTCCATTCCATTTGTTCACAACGGTTTCACTGGAAATTCCTGCGGAATATGCATCCAGAAATGTTGTTGTAACTGTTGAAAATACGATGATCAGAAGTCCGGCGATTCCAAGACCTGCTTTTAGCATAATCTGTGCAATATCATACTCTCCGGTAATAATTGCTGCTCCCATTCCGATCACATACATCCAGCAGCTTACAATACCATAAGTAATTGCGCTGACTGCTGTTGCTTTTACCGGCTCTTTTGCTTCTCTTGTATAATCACTGATCAGTGGAAGCCAGGATAATGGCATGGCAACGGCAAGTTCAACTGCTGCACCAAATGTCATGCTGTCATCAGATGGTACGCCTGCTCCGCTTCCTGTGAAGATAACTTTGCAAAGAATCAGTGTCAGGATAAATAATGCTGCCATAGCAACCGTGTTTATTTTTCCAAGATTTGTAATTCCAATAACAATCCACAGAATGATCAGCGCTCCGATGACCAGGCACCAAATCCAGCGTCCGGTATTCATGACACCATCTGCTGCCAGTGCACCATCATAAATCATAATTGCCGTCCAGCCCACAAGCTGCAGCACATTTAACACTGCAAACAGAATACTTCCCTTCTGTCCAAAACTCATTTTTACAGTTTCCATTGCACTTTTTCTGACTTTACCACCGATTACACCTGCCAGGAATAACATAAGGCAGCCGATGATATGTCCTACGATAATTGCGAGAAGTCCTTTCCCCATTCCAAGTGGTGCCAGATAAGTTCCGGTCAGAATCTCCGCGATAGAAACGCCTGCTCCAAACCAGATCAGTCCATTTTCAAATAAACCTGTTCTTTTTTCTTCCATGATGTCTTTCCCTCTTTATGCTTCTTTCTTATATTCTCCCGTAATTGCAAATCCGTGATCCATAGGTCCACTTCCTTTTCCGAGATCCAGCATCGCAGCCAGCGCTCCGGAAATATAATCTTTTGCACGCTCTACGGATGTGTCCATATCAAATCCTTTTGCAAGGTTCGATGCAATGGCACTGGAAAGTGTGCAGCCGGTTCCATGTGTATTCGGATTATCAATACGTTTTCCGTTGAACCAACGATAATCACCGTCACGATAAAGCAGGTCATTTGCATCATTCAACTTATGTCCGCCCTTGCAGAGAACTGCGCAGTGGTATGTATCACTGATTTTCTTTGCAGCCTCGATCATATCATCTGCTGAGTGGATCTCCATTTCCGCCAGAACTTCTGCTTCTGGAATATTCGGTGTCAGAACACTGGCAATTGGAAGAAGACGTTTCTTTAAAGTTCCGATTGCCTCATCACTGATCAGCTTCGCTCCACTTGTTGCTACCATAACTGGGTCAACAACGATATTTTCTGCTTGATACTCCTTCAGTTTATCTGCAATTTTCTCAATCAGCGCACTGGAAGATACCATTCCGATCTTCACTGCGTCCGGATAAATATCTGTAAAAATGTTGTCTAATTCCTCACCTAGAAATTCTGGTGTCACTTCCATAATCCCTGTCACACCTGTTGTATTCTGTGCGGTTAACGCTGTGATTGCACTCATAGCATAAACGCCATTTGCAATCATTGTCTTAATGTCTGCCTGAATCCCTGCTCCACCGCTGGAATCACTTCCGGCAATTGTTACTGCTGTTCTCATTGTTTTGCCTTTCCTTTTCTTATCTATTCAAAAAACACATCCGCCTTCAAAAAGCTTTCCATATAAATGTCTGCTTCTTCGCGGATCATTTCCTGATCTTCTTTACTTTCTTCGTCATACACGCCAACCGTATGATATCCTGCCAGTTTTGCTGTCTGGATCGCATACAATGCATCTTCAAAAACATACAGTTCTTCCGGATTCCTGCCTAAAAACCCAGCTGCCATATGATAGATTG
The sequence above is drawn from the Dorea formicigenerans genome and encodes:
- a CDS encoding TnpV protein — translated: MKLTYTNVNGYLIPNLTYKSGEQMEQLGKYGFLRRDYLKNHRNSTYQVMLLQDTIGEHLLEVDKAAREREEVILKQLEEKEPLPDKEKNQMAWVRAANQHRAIAEEIILKELIYV
- a CDS encoding S8 family peptidase — translated: MQSQKLENLLNQALNATESERERSQELNVGYNPVDQMWELIIKYSGNLETVRQISERVTELLNEYAIIHIRQSQIPDLVQIVEVEYVEKPKRLFFQVRNGKRVSCINEVQDARFSLTGQGVLVAVIDSGVDYTLPDFRNEDGTTRIRYLWDQSLKAVEGEHVPKGYGMGVEYTKEEIDAAFPDFYHVITPKNIVTQGAITIRTRDISGHGTAVAAIAAGNGRGSGGVYAGVAPQSEFIVVKLGNPMSGGFPRTTELMQGIDYVIRKAQELRMPVAVNISFGNTYGARDGTSLLERFIDDISNIWKSCICIGTGNEGATAGHTSGRLREKTVEEQNIGNRNLLENVRANTEQEIELAVQEKQPSLNAQIWKRYVDQIDISIVSPTGTRIGPVKEQLGTQRFTVDATEILLYYGEPSPFSTNQEIYLDFLPRGSYINSGVWKMVLTPRKIVDGHYEMWIPGEGTLNPGTGFLRPVSSTTLTNPATAIRAITVGAYDSLTFSYADFSGRGPLTGESASAVKPDLVAPGVNVNTVSVGGGVAEFSGTSFATPFVTGSAALLMEWGIVRENDIYLYGEKVKAYLRRGAKPMPGFEEYPNEAVGYGEDVIIRLH
- the rbr gene encoding rubrerythrin, which translates into the protein MAVDFSKSKTRENLMRAFAGESQARNRYTIAAKQASRDNLYSISQIFLFTADQERAHAEVFYELLRGQTEQTIEICGGYPVNLAENVTDLLKSAVHNEMQEFEDVYPEFAKIAKEEGFDQAAGAFDMIAKVEAVHGRRFALLAELLGKNQYFENPDGGEWMCMNCGHIQKGKMAPPVCPSCHYDRGYFIPVELAPYLMPELI
- a CDS encoding DMT family transporter; its protein translation is MTQKQNILTKTGIVALLACVCCILWGSAIPVIKTGYRFLHVDSSDIASQIVFAGVRFTLAGILVLIFASIREKKVMIPDKEILKYAVPVCLAQTVGQYFFFYIGVANTSGVKGGIITGLGNFIAILLSCLVFRNERMTRRKIAGCVLGFAGVVVINLLGNSLDMGFKLIGEGFVLIAQLSYGISTVLINLFSRKVSPVVLSGTQFTMGGIVLMLIGAGMGGHLENVTTGGVVIIFYLAMVSAVAYTLWSVLLAWNDVSKVAIFGFVNPLCGVILSALILGEVKQAFNVGSLAALILVCAGIYIVNCKENKKE
- a CDS encoding glycosyltransferase family 2 protein, producing MKYISFAIPSYNSQEYMSHAIESILVGGEDVEIIIVNDGSSDDTSKIAHEYEEKYPTIIKAVDKENGGHGDAVNSGLTHATGKYFKVVDSDDWVDAEALRKILEFLKKLESEDEEVDMLISNYVYEKVGATHKKCIHYRNVLPQNKIFKWEEIGRFHLDQYILMHSVIYRTAMLKLSQLELPKHTFYVDNIYVYYPLPFVRKVYYLDVDFYRYYIGREDQSVNEKVMISRLDQQIFVTKTMIDMYQLKNVKCKKLRNYMLNYLAIMMTVSSILCIRSKKAENLEKKKELWIYLKQKDFKTFMKIRYGILGQTMNIPGRSGRKISSLAYSVARRIIGFN
- a CDS encoding 6-phosphofructokinase: MKKNLIVGQSGGPTAVINGSLYGVVTEAMRHTEEIDEIYGMINGIEGFLNGHMMDMRSLIETNELSLLRTTPGSYLGSCRYKLPEDLNDPVYPLLFNKFTSHGIGYFFYIGGNDSMDTVSKLSRYAKMINSDIRFIGVPKTIDNDLVHTDHTPGFGSAAKYVASMVREVAIDASVYDNKKSVTIVEIMGRHAGWLTAASALARKYDGDNPRLIYLPETAFDQEAFLKKVQEMLETTPNLVVCISEGIHDKNGTFVCELAGDIGTDTFGHKMLTGSGKYLENLVKERIGVKVRSIELNVCQRCSSEYLSATDLNESENAGIVGVQAALKGETGKMITFIRNGDLPYELSYETADVNEICNMEKAVPSDWITEDGCDVTEAFIQYARPLIQGKVVLPEENGLPLFAYRK
- the cytX gene encoding putative hydroxymethylpyrimidine transporter CytX, translating into MEEKRTGLFENGLIWFGAGVSIAEILTGTYLAPLGMGKGLLAIIVGHIIGCLMLFLAGVIGGKVRKSAMETVKMSFGQKGSILFAVLNVLQLVGWTAIMIYDGALAADGVMNTGRWIWCLVIGALIILWIVIGITNLGKINTVAMAALFILTLILCKVIFTGSGAGVPSDDSMTFGAAVELAVAMPLSWLPLISDYTREAKEPVKATAVSAITYGIVSCWMYVIGMGAAIITGEYDIAQIMLKAGLGIAGLLIIVFSTVTTTFLDAYSAGISSETVVNKWNGKHVAIVVTVLGTIAAIVYPMDNITDFLYLIGSVFAPMIAIQIADFFLLKLDKSNQAVHVPNMIIWVIGFIAYRILMNIDMPVGNTLPDMLITIILCLIVGKLFPVSKKR
- the thiD gene encoding bifunctional hydroxymethylpyrimidine kinase/phosphomethylpyrimidine kinase, whose protein sequence is MRTAVTIAGSDSSGGAGIQADIKTMIANGVYAMSAITALTAQNTTGVTGIMEVTPEFLGEELDNIFTDIYPDAVKIGMVSSSALIEKIADKLKEYQAENIVVDPVMVATSGAKLISDEAIGTLKKRLLPIASVLTPNIPEAEVLAEMEIHSADDMIEAAKKISDTYHCAVLCKGGHKLNDANDLLYRDGDYRWFNGKRIDNPNTHGTGCTLSSAIASNLAKGFDMDTSVERAKDYISGALAAMLDLGKGSGPMDHGFAITGEYKKEA